The Myxococcales bacterium genome includes a region encoding these proteins:
- a CDS encoding alpha/beta hydrolase has translation MGDTLARRGNGLATTLGLIHNGREMPIDSEALRGVLGASSAPATLAVFVHGLMCTETIWDFPDGSGDYGSRLARDVGAIPLRLRYNSGLPIPDNGAALDAWLSGLVAASPRPIAEIVLVGYSMGGLVVRAACHTASLGQHAWLQLVRRCFYVGTPHRGAPLERAGRLLTRVLGAIPEPTTRLVGELADLRSAGLKDLGDADLRHEERARPKPALRLSDAAHPVPLLPEIHHTLLAGTLSAEPWLASLFGDSLVPVPSGTFAGRDDAPISPENVVVFPGMSHVTLAHDARVYDALLARWGDRATPTSEATSDTSTNDRPPVPGPSRRLRGLLDLATDVVEHGSRAVQEVHEATAARPFDILTAITAGSPALAAPTAIVRAVHDASVASVYASIRLVNAAVSAAGGAALDLAHAPRDDAGEPSPADAPPRAAVEPPAPDATAKRDEPSSD, from the coding sequence GTGGGCGACACCCTCGCGCGCCGCGGCAACGGCCTGGCGACCACGCTCGGGCTCATCCACAACGGGCGCGAGATGCCCATCGATTCCGAGGCCTTGCGTGGCGTACTCGGGGCGTCGAGCGCCCCCGCCACGCTCGCCGTCTTCGTGCACGGCCTCATGTGCACGGAGACCATCTGGGACTTCCCCGACGGCAGCGGCGACTACGGCTCGCGCCTCGCGCGCGACGTCGGCGCCATCCCGCTGCGACTCCGCTACAACTCGGGGTTGCCCATCCCCGACAACGGCGCCGCGCTCGACGCGTGGCTCTCCGGCCTCGTCGCCGCCTCGCCACGCCCCATCGCGGAGATCGTCCTCGTGGGGTACAGCATGGGCGGGCTCGTGGTGCGCGCGGCCTGCCACACCGCGAGCCTCGGCCAGCACGCGTGGCTCCAGCTCGTCCGGCGCTGCTTCTACGTCGGCACGCCCCACCGTGGCGCCCCGCTCGAGCGCGCGGGGCGGCTCCTCACCCGGGTGCTCGGCGCGATCCCCGAGCCCACCACGCGGCTCGTCGGGGAGCTCGCCGATTTGCGGAGCGCCGGCTTGAAAGACCTCGGCGACGCCGACCTTCGCCACGAGGAGCGCGCGCGGCCGAAGCCCGCGCTCCGGCTCTCCGACGCAGCGCACCCCGTGCCGCTCCTCCCGGAAATCCACCACACCCTCCTCGCGGGCACGCTCTCCGCCGAGCCGTGGCTCGCTTCCCTGTTCGGCGACTCCCTCGTGCCCGTCCCAAGCGGCACGTTCGCGGGGCGAGACGACGCGCCGATCTCGCCCGAGAACGTCGTGGTCTTCCCTGGCATGAGCCACGTCACGCTCGCGCACGACGCCCGCGTCTACGACGCGCTGCTCGCCCGTTGGGGCGACCGCGCGACGCCAACTTCCGAAGCAACTTCCGACACTTCGACGAACGATCGGCCGCCAGTCCCGGGCCCCTCGCGCCGCCTCCGCGGGCTGCTCGACCTCGCGACCGACGTGGTCGAGCACGGCTCGCGCGCGGTGCAGGAGGTGCACGAGGCCACCGCCGCTCGACCCTTCGACATCCTCACGGCGATCACCGCCGGCTCCCCCGCCCTCGCGGCCCCTACCGCGATCGTGAGGGCCGTGCACGACGCCAGCGTCGCGAGCGTGTACGCGTCGATCCGCCTCGTGAACGCAGCGGTCTCGGCGGCCGGGGGCGCGGCCTTGGATCTCGCCCACGCGCCGCGCGACGACGCGGGTGAGCCCTCGCCCGCCGACGCCCCTCCCCGCGCGGCCGTCGAGCCGCCCGCGCCTGACGCAACCGCCAAGCGCGACGAGCCGTCGTCAGACTGA
- a CDS encoding DEAD/DEAH box helicase — protein MHFRPRRRRSASASASSSATSTSAPRGQAQRHLPPSTLAAFAPASAPPRLAAASPEELAAVAASPFTALGLAPELVRAVLAEGYDTPTPIQTAIIPSSLAGRDVIACAQTGTGKTAAFVLPLLQRLAKEPANTGKVRVLILTPTRELAAQIGERIGAYGRQLNIRHVVVYGGVSQLRQEIALEQRPDIVVATPGRLLDLTGQGKLRLDGVTDYVLDEADRMLDMGFVHDVRRVTAQLPRERRTLFFSATFPPAIEGLASSMLRDPVRASITPAVTTAEGVHQTVMFVHREDKRALLEKVLSGPEVERAIVFTRTKHGANRLSEQLDRAGIGSAAIHGNKSQGARERALEGFRAGTTRVLVATDLAARGIDVDGISHVINFELPNVPESYVHRIGRTGRAGAKGRAISFCDGEERPLLADIERFIRARITQAPTDLPPRAEAPAGAAPALARPSQGGRPGGGAGGSGSSRGRGFRGSRRT, from the coding sequence ATGCATTTTCGTCCTCGTCGCCGCCGCTCCGCGTCGGCCTCTGCCTCGTCGTCCGCCACGTCCACGTCTGCGCCCCGCGGCCAGGCTCAGCGCCACCTCCCGCCGTCGACGCTCGCCGCGTTCGCCCCGGCCTCTGCGCCCCCGCGCCTCGCCGCCGCCTCGCCGGAGGAGCTCGCCGCCGTCGCCGCGTCGCCCTTCACCGCGCTCGGCCTCGCGCCGGAGCTCGTGCGGGCCGTGCTCGCCGAGGGCTACGACACGCCCACCCCCATCCAGACCGCCATCATCCCCTCGTCCCTGGCGGGCCGCGACGTCATCGCGTGCGCGCAGACCGGCACGGGCAAGACCGCCGCGTTCGTGCTCCCGCTGCTGCAGCGCCTCGCGAAGGAGCCCGCGAACACCGGCAAGGTGCGCGTCCTCATCCTCACGCCCACGCGTGAGCTCGCGGCGCAAATCGGCGAGCGCATCGGCGCGTACGGCCGGCAGCTCAACATCCGCCACGTGGTCGTGTACGGCGGCGTGAGCCAGCTCCGCCAGGAGATCGCCCTCGAGCAGCGCCCCGACATCGTCGTCGCCACCCCGGGCCGCCTCCTCGACCTCACCGGTCAGGGCAAGCTCCGCCTCGACGGCGTCACGGACTACGTGCTCGACGAGGCCGACCGCATGCTCGACATGGGCTTCGTCCACGACGTGCGCCGTGTCACGGCGCAGCTGCCGCGCGAGCGCCGCACGCTGTTCTTCTCGGCCACCTTCCCCCCGGCCATCGAGGGCCTCGCGAGCAGCATGCTCCGCGATCCGGTGCGCGCGTCGATCACCCCCGCGGTGACCACCGCCGAGGGCGTCCACCAGACCGTGATGTTCGTTCACCGCGAGGACAAGCGCGCTCTCCTCGAGAAGGTGCTGTCGGGCCCCGAGGTCGAGCGCGCGATCGTGTTCACGCGGACGAAGCACGGCGCCAACCGCCTGTCCGAGCAGCTCGACCGGGCGGGCATCGGCTCGGCGGCCATCCACGGCAACAAGTCGCAGGGCGCGCGCGAGCGTGCGCTCGAGGGCTTCCGCGCAGGCACCACCCGCGTGCTCGTCGCGACCGATCTCGCGGCCCGGGGCATCGACGTGGACGGCATCTCCCACGTCATCAACTTCGAGCTGCCCAACGTGCCCGAGAGCTACGTGCACCGCATCGGCCGCACCGGCCGCGCGGGCGCCAAGGGGCGCGCCATCTCGTTCTGCGACGGCGAAGAGCGCCCGCTCCTGGCCGACATCGAGCGCTTCATTCGCGCGCGCATCACGCAGGCGCCGACCGATCTGCCCCCTCGCGCCGAGGCCCCGGCCGGCGCGGCCCCCGCGCTCGCGAGACCCTCGCAGGGCGGGCGCCCCGGCGGAGGCGCGGGCGGCTCGGGTTCGTCTCGCGGTCGCGGCTTCCGCGGCTCGCGGCGCACCTGA
- a CDS encoding serine/threonine protein kinase, protein MQEAMVAARIRSENVAHVIDVERTADGVAFMVIELLEGESLADMLDRQSRLDASTACEYTRQILLALEAAHAHGVVHRDLKPENVFVTYVGDRPVLKLIDFGIAKLRREGAGGRNLTVAGVLMGTAEYMAPEQAYSADAVDARADIYAVGVMLYEMLAGARPVSGDDGRVIALKIERAARWCRSCAPRRA, encoded by the coding sequence ATGCAAGAGGCGATGGTCGCCGCGCGGATCCGCAGCGAGAACGTGGCCCACGTGATCGACGTCGAGCGCACCGCCGACGGCGTCGCGTTCATGGTGATCGAGCTGCTCGAGGGCGAGTCGCTCGCGGACATGCTCGATCGACAGAGCCGCCTCGATGCCTCCACCGCCTGCGAATACACGCGGCAGATCCTCCTCGCGCTCGAGGCCGCGCACGCCCACGGCGTCGTGCACCGCGACCTGAAGCCCGAGAACGTGTTCGTGACCTACGTCGGCGACCGTCCGGTGCTGAAGCTCATCGACTTCGGTATCGCGAAGCTCCGACGAGAGGGCGCGGGGGGCCGAAACCTCACCGTCGCCGGGGTGCTCATGGGCACCGCCGAGTACATGGCGCCCGAGCAGGCGTACTCCGCCGACGCTGTGGACGCGCGGGCCGACATCTACGCGGTCGGCGTGATGCTCTACGAGATGCTCGCGGGGGCGCGGCCGGTGTCCGGCGACGACGGCCGCGTGATCGCGCTCAAGATCGAGCGCGCGGCGAGGTGGTGCCGCTCGTGCGCGCCGCGCCGGGCGTGA
- a CDS encoding phosphatidylserine decarboxylase produces the protein MGQLADVQWPRPLERAVLGAYCRAYDGPRGVRGARPVGELTILRADCATAPTAGRRRHVGFPADGRLESPGVVTADSLYLVKGRPYRVDAEFVGIGTRPGATWGGGCVVACSSRRLLPSPHARRGKLVCVRSMPGDYFPVDPIGLDLACPNSFVRNRRVALDDETESFGRITVVMVAAMVVGRITVTHFDARDVPWHRTRSKRRSELEQRTRYVPPWLHRRGVSSSRRGFARFVALEGPIKDGASPRRGRRMSFDPTRRSKSRPWRRDTSPAASRQSLEEVEWRSSSTDAVEASAPERGRARRRRPGGGEGEADSQKKAACARSSRCGSRRRGRGGPGGSEPTTSAGLAKRQIVAEGGAPSASRH, from the coding sequence ATGGGGCAGCTCGCCGACGTGCAGTGGCCGCGCCCACTCGAGCGCGCGGTGCTCGGCGCGTACTGCCGTGCTTACGACGGGCCCCGAGGAGTGCGAGGCGCCCGACCGGTGGGCGAGCTGACCATTTTACGCGCCGACTGCGCGACGGCGCCGACCGCTGGCCGACGGCGCCACGTGGGTTTCCCCGCCGACGGCCGGCTGGAGTCGCCCGGGGTCGTGACCGCCGACTCCCTCTACCTCGTGAAGGGCCGCCCCTACCGGGTCGACGCCGAGTTCGTAGGGATCGGGACGAGGCCCGGCGCTACGTGGGGGGGCGGGTGTGTCGTCGCCTGCAGCTCGCGCCGACTACTACCGAGTCCACACGCCCGCCGCGGCAAGCTCGTGTGCGTCCGCTCGATGCCGGGCGACTACTTCCCGGTGGACCCCATCGGGCTCGACCTGGCGTGCCCGAACTCGTTCGTCCGAAACCGCCGGGTCGCCCTCGACGACGAGACCGAGTCGTTCGGGCGCATCACGGTCGTCATGGTGGCGGCCATGGTCGTCGGGCGCATCACGGTGACGCACTTCGACGCCCGCGACGTGCCGTGGCACCGCACACGCTCGAAGCGCCGCTCGGAGCTCGAGCAGCGGACTCGGTATGTTCCACCTTGGCTCCACCGCCGTGGTGTTTCTTCGAGCCGGCGGGGCTTCGCGAGGTTCGTCGCGCTGGAGGGGCCCATCAAAGATGGGGCAAGCCCTCGCCGAGGCAGGCGCATGAGCTTCGACCCGACGAGACGGTCGAAATCGCGCCCCTGGCGACGAGACACGAGCCCAGCCGCCAGCCGGCAGTCGTTGGAAGAGGTCGAGTGGCGGTCGAGCTCGACGGACGCCGTCGAGGCGAGCGCGCCCGAGCGCGGTCGCGCCCGGCGTCGGAGACCCGGAGGCGGCGAAGGCGAAGCCGACTCGCAGAAGAAAGCTGCGTGCGCCCGAAGCTCACGCTGCGGATCCCGACGACGAGGTCGCGGAGGGCCTGGAGGTAGCGAGCCGACGACCTCAGCCGGTCTCGCAAAGCGGCAGATCGTGGCGGAGGGCGGCGCCCCAAGCGCCTCCCGACACTAG
- a CDS encoding Rrf2 family transcriptional regulator — protein MITKTSEYALRAVVLLTENEGARLTLQVIARHTQVPSSYLSKVLQGLVHHGVVTSVRGPAGGFALARPPSCITVRCRTGGRPSRASPRARRPARARAGALPAAP, from the coding sequence GTGATCACGAAGACAAGCGAATATGCGCTCCGCGCAGTGGTACTTCTGACCGAGAACGAGGGCGCGCGCCTCACGCTCCAGGTGATCGCGCGCCACACGCAGGTACCGTCGAGCTATCTGTCGAAGGTGCTGCAAGGCCTCGTGCACCACGGCGTCGTCACCTCCGTCCGGGGTCCCGCCGGCGGCTTCGCGCTCGCGCGGCCGCCGTCCTGCATCACCGTACGATGTCGCACAGGCGGTCGACCATCCCGCGCATCACCTCGTGCCCGTCGACCTGCCCGAGCACGCGCGGGCGCTCTGCCCGCTGCACCGTAA
- a CDS encoding DUF2071 domain-containing protein translates to MEAPAKRPAYTLRERALERSLIFNFLVHGLAMLSMAALLLPTLPGGTATSEAARIATIAAHPWRFRLGWLPWQLCAVADLTMALAMVRVRWLPSAASWSVLALTLVAVAPDQYAQAVWVTRGVTLAAADPEGYLALERALFPLTAGWGALFYTLGALGWTVCFARGGTWSRALTLLSGPTWATMAVAVVSPLLPPGVRPGPVFVSAANGLGFLQLQVWLGLVTEAVLFRARPYEATGRLARWRHPGSGLFARLADGLANSRLAGALLEPLPEVEMRSDIRDVVYVNYLVPAAMLEALVPEGLELERLGPDGKYALFTFLSYQHGHFGFAFLGPLRRLLPSPVQTNWRVHVRDPRTGHDGIAFVTNAISSVVPALGARLLTEGMPMHVLERAEVTRAEDGAITVSLRPGAGSAPDAELRLRPRPAPHVLTGAWAECWSSFDAFLAYCVPQDRAMSSQPLRGRISRQEIDLGIPLTACRSLEGTVVSRAARALVGDAAPLCFHVDRVSFSFSVEAHDPGPDAAKEASMTRAPNRSIRSVFRRFTPPCSVAPARPSAALRTTHTCKVAGALGVLVLVACGARTGDTPDCAELQAEALALIEPQRACTVDADCVLFTSPLTCKGQGVRVGTDTTALEAKVLAFTACVTASRGCEACAKPAYRCKLDYVVAGRACSGGRCVSDVDDYAHAPRAASGGR, encoded by the coding sequence ATGGAGGCCCCCGCGAAGCGCCCCGCGTACACCCTGCGCGAGCGCGCCCTCGAGCGCTCGCTCATCTTCAATTTCTTGGTGCACGGCCTGGCGATGCTCTCGATGGCCGCGCTCCTCCTCCCGACCCTGCCGGGCGGCACGGCGACCTCCGAGGCGGCCCGCATCGCGACGATCGCGGCGCACCCGTGGCGCTTTCGCCTCGGCTGGCTCCCGTGGCAGCTCTGCGCCGTCGCCGATCTCACCATGGCGTTGGCGATGGTGCGCGTGCGCTGGCTCCCGAGCGCGGCGTCATGGAGCGTGCTCGCGCTCACGCTCGTCGCCGTCGCGCCGGACCAATACGCGCAGGCGGTGTGGGTCACTCGCGGGGTCACCCTCGCGGCCGCCGATCCGGAGGGGTACCTCGCGCTCGAGCGCGCGCTCTTCCCGCTCACCGCCGGCTGGGGCGCGCTCTTCTACACCCTCGGGGCGCTGGGGTGGACGGTGTGCTTCGCGCGCGGCGGCACGTGGTCGCGCGCGCTCACGCTCCTCAGCGGCCCAACGTGGGCGACGATGGCCGTCGCGGTGGTGTCGCCGCTGCTCCCTCCCGGCGTGCGGCCAGGCCCCGTGTTCGTGTCCGCGGCGAACGGGCTCGGGTTCTTGCAGCTCCAGGTGTGGCTCGGCCTCGTGACCGAGGCGGTGCTCTTTCGCGCCCGGCCGTACGAGGCCACGGGGCGCCTCGCGCGCTGGCGCCACCCCGGCTCAGGGCTCTTCGCCCGGCTCGCCGACGGCCTCGCCAACAGCCGCCTCGCGGGCGCGCTCCTCGAGCCGCTCCCCGAGGTCGAGATGCGCAGCGACATCCGCGATGTGGTCTATGTGAACTACCTCGTTCCGGCTGCGATGCTCGAGGCCCTGGTCCCCGAAGGGCTCGAGCTCGAGCGCCTCGGGCCGGACGGAAAGTACGCTCTCTTTACCTTTCTCAGCTACCAGCACGGCCACTTCGGCTTCGCGTTCCTGGGCCCGCTCCGGCGGCTCTTGCCGTCTCCGGTGCAGACCAACTGGCGTGTTCACGTGCGTGATCCGCGCACGGGGCACGACGGGATCGCGTTCGTGACGAACGCGATCTCGAGCGTGGTGCCCGCGCTGGGCGCGAGGCTGCTCACCGAGGGGATGCCGATGCACGTCCTCGAGCGCGCGGAGGTGACGCGCGCGGAGGACGGCGCGATCACGGTCTCGCTCCGGCCCGGCGCGGGCTCCGCGCCCGACGCCGAGCTGCGCCTCCGGCCTCGCCCCGCGCCGCACGTCCTCACGGGCGCGTGGGCCGAGTGCTGGTCGAGCTTCGACGCGTTCCTCGCGTACTGCGTGCCTCAAGATCGCGCGATGTCGAGCCAGCCGCTCCGCGGGCGCATCTCGCGCCAGGAGATCGACCTCGGCATCCCCCTCACGGCGTGCCGCTCCCTGGAGGGCACCGTGGTCTCGCGCGCGGCCAGGGCGCTCGTGGGCGACGCGGCGCCGCTCTGCTTTCACGTCGACCGCGTGAGCTTCTCGTTCTCGGTGGAGGCGCACGACCCAGGCCCCGACGCCGCCAAGGAGGCCTCCATGACTAGAGCGCCGAACCGCTCGATTCGCTCGGTTTTTCGCCGATTTACGCCGCCGTGCTCCGTGGCTCCTGCTCGCCCAAGCGCCGCGCTGCGAACCACCCACACGTGCAAGGTCGCCGGCGCGCTCGGCGTGCTCGTGCTCGTCGCGTGCGGTGCGCGCACGGGGGACACGCCCGACTGCGCGGAGCTTCAGGCCGAAGCGCTCGCCTTGATCGAACCACAGCGCGCCTGCACGGTCGACGCCGACTGCGTACTGTTCACGTCGCCGCTCACGTGCAAGGGCCAGGGCGTCCGCGTCGGGACCGACACCACGGCGCTCGAGGCCAAGGTCTTGGCCTTCACCGCGTGCGTGACCGCGTCCCGAGGCTGTGAGGCCTGCGCGAAGCCGGCCTACCGGTGCAAGCTGGACTATGTCGTCGCGGGCCGGGCGTGCAGCGGGGGTCGCTGCGTGAGCGACGTGGACGACTACGCGCACGCGCCGCGGGCGGCGTCGGGAGGCCGCTGA
- a CDS encoding glycoside hydrolase family 44 protein, producing the protein MKKAKIVGISLAVLVVGGLGAYGLSRPKVPPVSATGGGPRPVGVSPQSGGKLRVLCSEPGKPISPRIYGIAFADAPKELGATQHRWGGNTTSRYNPDIATWNTATDWFFQNVKIDSTETFLDKAERAGGTAAVTVPMLGWVAKDTKSYSFPVAEYGPQSKVDPEDTAKDRGNGQTSGGVELTANPERANVKSTPEMMKAWIGRLREADKKAGKRRVVQWLLDNEPALWNSTHRDVHPWPTTYDELLERTLLYAKMIREADPEGEIAGPSAWGWPAYFYSAKDAKEGFFWSPDRKAHGGEPLLAWYLRKLRAEGEKDKKRYLDVLDVHFYPQGENIQNRDMTGADDVYTSQRRFRATRALWDKSYVDESYIKDRIYLIPRMKELIDQNYPGTKLQIGEWNFGAEQHVSGALAIAEAFGRFAEFGVDSAFYWQAPKKELPAYQGFLAYRNYDGHGAHFHDELVKTEAPLGVSIFVSRDPKTRALVAILLNFEAEKELDASVDWSGCGTTAVKRKFVYTGGKGTTFIEAADAKGASAESVKLPPYSITVLEL; encoded by the coding sequence ATGAAGAAGGCCAAGATTGTTGGGATCTCGCTCGCGGTGCTCGTCGTCGGGGGCCTCGGCGCCTACGGCCTGTCGCGCCCCAAGGTGCCCCCGGTGTCCGCCACGGGGGGTGGACCTCGTCCGGTGGGTGTCAGCCCGCAGAGCGGAGGGAAGCTCCGTGTACTCTGCAGTGAGCCGGGCAAGCCCATCAGCCCGCGCATTTACGGCATCGCGTTCGCCGACGCGCCGAAGGAGCTCGGGGCGACCCAACACCGTTGGGGCGGCAACACGACGAGCCGCTACAACCCCGACATCGCGACCTGGAACACCGCCACCGACTGGTTTTTCCAGAACGTGAAGATCGACTCCACGGAGACCTTCCTCGACAAGGCCGAGAGAGCGGGCGGCACCGCGGCGGTCACCGTGCCCATGCTGGGGTGGGTCGCCAAGGACACGAAGTCGTACTCCTTCCCCGTCGCCGAGTACGGCCCGCAGTCGAAGGTCGACCCCGAGGACACCGCCAAGGACCGCGGCAACGGCCAGACCTCGGGCGGCGTCGAGCTCACCGCGAACCCCGAGCGCGCCAACGTGAAGAGCACGCCGGAGATGATGAAGGCGTGGATCGGGCGCCTCCGCGAGGCCGACAAGAAGGCTGGCAAGCGGCGCGTGGTGCAGTGGCTCCTCGACAACGAACCGGCCCTCTGGAACTCCACGCACCGCGACGTGCACCCGTGGCCCACCACGTACGACGAGCTGCTCGAGAGGACCCTGCTCTACGCCAAGATGATCCGCGAGGCGGATCCCGAGGGCGAGATCGCGGGGCCCTCCGCGTGGGGCTGGCCCGCGTATTTCTACTCGGCGAAGGACGCGAAGGAGGGCTTCTTCTGGTCACCCGACCGCAAGGCCCACGGCGGCGAGCCGCTGCTCGCATGGTACCTGCGGAAGCTGCGGGCCGAAGGCGAGAAGGACAAGAAGCGCTACCTCGACGTGCTGGACGTCCACTTTTACCCGCAGGGCGAGAACATCCAGAACCGCGACATGACGGGCGCCGACGACGTGTACACGTCGCAGCGACGCTTCCGCGCGACCCGCGCGCTGTGGGACAAGAGCTACGTCGACGAGAGCTACATCAAAGATCGGATCTATCTCATCCCTCGGATGAAGGAGCTCATCGACCAGAACTACCCGGGCACCAAGCTGCAGATCGGCGAGTGGAACTTCGGCGCCGAGCAGCACGTCTCCGGGGCGCTCGCGATCGCCGAGGCCTTCGGGCGCTTCGCCGAGTTCGGCGTCGACTCCGCGTTCTATTGGCAGGCCCCCAAGAAGGAGCTGCCCGCGTACCAGGGCTTCCTCGCGTACCGCAACTACGACGGCCACGGCGCGCACTTCCACGACGAGCTCGTGAAGACCGAGGCGCCGCTGGGTGTGTCGATCTTCGTCTCGCGCGATCCCAAGACCCGCGCCCTCGTGGCGATCTTGCTCAACTTCGAGGCCGAGAAGGAGCTCGACGCCAGCGTCGACTGGTCGGGCTGCGGCACCACCGCCGTGAAGCGCAAGTTCGTCTACACGGGCGGCAAAGGCACGACGTTCATCGAGGCGGCCGACGCCAAAGGAGCCAGCGCCGAGTCGGTGAAGCTCCCGCCGTATTCCATCACGGTGCTCGAGCTCTAA
- a CDS encoding Crp/Fnr family transcriptional regulator yields MPADLLAGSGLTLVRRGIIVKELVDATGRATVIDVVGPGSALAFAHRPGVTAFAAGPALLCACPTARLEEGLAGPDGAGLARELLWLQQAALARMERLADARGRPTVGERVAALLCALADGLSAPRKLDLLPGDLRQRELGALLAIRHESVCRELRRLERVGVVRRTSEGLELVDRAALSRAAAPGTTPPASVLALGERAVLA; encoded by the coding sequence GTGCCGGCGGACCTGCTCGCGGGCTCGGGGCTCACGCTCGTGCGGCGTGGCATCATCGTCAAGGAGCTCGTGGACGCGACGGGGCGCGCCACGGTGATCGACGTCGTCGGGCCCGGCTCTGCGCTCGCGTTCGCTCACCGCCCGGGCGTCACGGCGTTCGCCGCGGGGCCCGCGCTGCTCTGCGCGTGCCCCACCGCGCGACTCGAGGAAGGCCTCGCCGGGCCCGATGGGGCGGGCCTCGCCCGCGAGCTGCTCTGGCTCCAGCAGGCCGCGCTCGCGCGGATGGAGCGCCTCGCCGACGCGCGGGGGCGCCCCACGGTAGGCGAGCGCGTAGCCGCCCTCCTCTGCGCCCTCGCCGACGGCCTCTCCGCGCCGCGGAAGCTCGACCTTCTCCCCGGCGACCTGCGCCAGCGAGAGCTCGGCGCGCTGCTGGCCATCCGCCACGAGTCGGTGTGCCGTGAGCTCCGGCGCCTCGAGCGCGTGGGCGTGGTGCGCCGCACCTCGGAGGGACTCGAGCTGGTCGACCGCGCCGCCCTCTCGAGGGCGGCGGCGCCTGGGACGACTCCTCCGGCCTCAGTCCTCGCGCTCGGAGAGAGAGCCGTGCTCGCGTAG